In one Bacteroidales bacterium genomic region, the following are encoded:
- a CDS encoding sugar phosphate isomerase/epimerase: protein MKRREFLQKTAVSTAAIGLSSPAMQMMAGESRKKAVNKVGLYSITFLGVWYKGDALTLDEMMVKAKTFGYDGIEIDGKRPHGNPLDMPTARCKELKSKAADLGLDIYAVSANNDFSSPVPEYRECQIVYLRELMRMSSDLGVIPLRVFLGWPGVTLHPSGGRYDIARESWQHAHYQFEPEQIWEWCRDGLIESARYAEDFGLTLALQNHKPVINDWRDMMRMIEEVDSPALKACLDAPIMEEKTPENIREAAQAVKGIQMLTHFGGEFDRDADGRIVDTQDHSDHGDKAAEQKAEKYLPEFVKNMKEIGYEGYYSYELCHPLPLVNGEKVGIDFVEKNAKLACEMMKGLVQI from the coding sequence ATGAAAAGACGTGAATTTTTACAGAAAACGGCGGTCAGCACAGCTGCCATTGGTTTATCTTCTCCGGCCATGCAGATGATGGCCGGCGAGAGCCGGAAGAAAGCGGTCAATAAAGTGGGCCTTTACAGCATCACCTTCCTGGGGGTCTGGTACAAGGGCGACGCGCTTACCCTGGATGAAATGATGGTCAAAGCCAAAACGTTTGGGTATGACGGAATTGAGATCGACGGGAAGAGGCCCCATGGGAATCCCCTGGATATGCCCACGGCCCGTTGCAAGGAACTGAAGTCTAAAGCGGCCGATCTGGGATTGGACATCTACGCGGTTTCGGCCAACAATGATTTCAGCAGTCCCGTTCCGGAGTACCGGGAGTGTCAGATCGTGTATCTCCGGGAACTGATGCGGATGAGCTCTGATCTGGGGGTGATTCCCCTCAGGGTCTTCCTGGGCTGGCCGGGTGTTACCCTGCATCCCAGCGGCGGGAGATACGATATTGCCAGGGAGAGCTGGCAGCATGCACATTACCAGTTTGAACCTGAGCAGATCTGGGAATGGTGCAGGGATGGATTAATTGAGAGTGCCAGGTATGCCGAAGATTTCGGCCTCACCCTGGCCCTTCAGAATCACAAACCGGTGATCAACGACTGGAGGGATATGATGCGGATGATTGAAGAGGTTGATTCCCCTGCTTTAAAAGCATGCCTGGATGCTCCCATCATGGAGGAGAAGACCCCTGAAAATATCAGGGAAGCCGCACAGGCAGTAAAGGGTATACAGATGTTGACCCATTTCGGAGGTGAGTTCGACAGAGATGCAGACGGAAGGATCGTGGATACCCAGGATCACAGTGATCACGGCGATAAAGCGGCGGAGCAGAAAGCGGAAAAATACCTGCCCGAGTTTGTTAAAAACATGAAGGAGATCGGGTATGAAGGCTACTACAGTTATGAGCTGTGTCACCCGCTTCCCCTGGTAAATGGAGAAAAGGTCGGAATCGACTTCGTGGAAAAGAACGCGAAACTGGCCTGTGAGATGATGAAGGGGCTGGTACAGATTTAA
- a CDS encoding M48 family metallopeptidase, translating to MYNTVFVLIIAVLIFAYVLERILDKLNLDHTLPVLPDEVAGVFDAEEYKRSQLYKRDNTRFSFVSSSLSFVGMLLLFFFGAFGWYDRLIEGLSSHYVVHVLIFFGSFALLGDLLNTPFDLYNTFVLEEKYGFNRTTVRTYILDKLKGWLIGAIVGGGLLALVTWIYMLTGKWFWLIALGLISLVSVFLNMFYSTLIVPLFNKQIPLEEGSLKSKIEEFIIEAGFRVDHIFVIDGSKRSSKANAYFSGLGPRKRIVLYDTLVENLEEEEIVAVLAHEVGHYKKKHSAGGMVLGTLQTALMFYLFSLFVGVDSFAVALGGAEASFHLGLLAFGVLYSPISMLTGLGTNALSRRFEFQADQYVKENYVADRLISSLKKLSKNNLSNLAPHPAYVFFHYSHPPLIQRIRSLQK from the coding sequence TAATACGGTATTTGTCCTGATCATAGCAGTTTTGATCTTTGCTTATGTGCTGGAGAGGATTCTTGACAAGCTGAACCTGGATCACACACTTCCGGTTTTGCCGGATGAAGTGGCCGGGGTCTTCGATGCTGAGGAGTATAAAAGGAGCCAGTTGTATAAACGGGATAATACCCGTTTCTCTTTTGTTAGCAGTTCCTTGAGCTTTGTGGGGATGTTGCTCCTCTTCTTCTTCGGTGCATTTGGCTGGTATGATCGCCTGATTGAAGGCTTAAGCAGTCACTATGTAGTGCACGTACTTATCTTTTTTGGGTCATTTGCCCTGCTCGGGGATTTGCTGAACACCCCCTTCGATCTCTATAATACCTTTGTACTGGAAGAAAAGTATGGATTTAACCGAACCACGGTCCGGACTTATATCCTGGATAAACTTAAAGGCTGGCTGATTGGTGCCATTGTGGGAGGGGGGCTGCTGGCCCTGGTCACCTGGATCTATATGCTCACAGGCAAATGGTTCTGGCTGATTGCCCTTGGCCTGATAAGCCTGGTCTCGGTTTTTCTGAATATGTTCTATTCCACCCTGATCGTTCCTTTGTTCAATAAACAAATCCCACTGGAAGAGGGGTCTCTGAAGAGTAAAATAGAGGAATTTATCATTGAAGCCGGATTCAGGGTGGACCACATATTTGTGATCGATGGTTCCAAACGTTCCAGCAAGGCCAATGCCTATTTCAGCGGGCTGGGGCCCCGGAAACGGATCGTCCTTTATGATACCCTGGTGGAGAATCTGGAGGAGGAGGAAATTGTGGCCGTACTGGCACATGAAGTGGGTCATTACAAGAAGAAACATTCGGCCGGCGGAATGGTCCTGGGTACCTTGCAAACGGCCCTTATGTTCTACCTCTTTTCTCTCTTTGTGGGTGTGGACAGTTTTGCAGTGGCCCTGGGAGGGGCAGAGGCTTCGTTTCATCTGGGATTGCTGGCCTTCGGAGTGCTATACTCTCCCATATCTATGCTTACAGGACTGGGCACCAATGCCTTATCGAGGCGTTTTGAGTTCCAGGCAGATCAGTATGTGAAGGAGAATTATGTAGCAGACAGGCTGATTTCTTCACTTAAGAAGCTTTCAAAAAATAACCTGAGCAATCTCGCTCCCCACCCGGCATATGTGTTCTTTCACTATTCTCATCCACCTTTAATTCAGAGGATCAGGTCCTTACAAAAATAG
- a CDS encoding competence/damage-inducible protein A, translating into MKSVLITIGDEILIGQVADTNAVWISQQLNTLGVQVGEMVTVSDEAGQITETLDRFMGRYDLLIMTGGLGPTRDDITKQTLAAYFNSKLVSHPEVLEKITTFFRERGRSMIESNLRQADVPEVCRVLMNNHGTAPGMWFEKDGSILISLPGVPYEMKGLMEDHVIPEIRRMNQVPHVVHRTIMTQGVPESYLADMLRNWENALPACVKLAYLPRPGIVRLRLTVIDKCAEDSKQILDVIIGKLLEIIPEHIFGFDDISLEESLGILLRERGLTLATAESCTGGNIARLITAVPGSSDYFTGSVIAYQNRIKTEVLGVDPLLIKEKGAVSGEVVEQMACGAREALGTDTAIATSGIAGPGGGSDEKPVGTTWLCVQYGVKSYTGEFRFGGSRERIIDQASSTALQLLRRLILDNLKASR; encoded by the coding sequence ATGAAAAGTGTCCTGATTACCATAGGGGATGAGATCCTGATCGGGCAGGTGGCCGACACCAATGCCGTGTGGATTTCTCAGCAACTGAACACTCTTGGAGTTCAGGTGGGGGAGATGGTGACCGTTTCAGATGAGGCCGGTCAGATCACCGAAACGCTCGACAGGTTTATGGGGCGGTACGATCTGCTGATTATGACCGGGGGATTGGGGCCAACCCGGGATGACATCACCAAACAGACTCTTGCAGCCTATTTTAACAGCAAGCTGGTAAGCCATCCGGAGGTACTGGAAAAAATTACCACCTTTTTCAGAGAACGCGGCCGTTCCATGATTGAATCCAACCTCAGACAGGCCGATGTGCCGGAAGTTTGCCGGGTGTTGATGAATAATCACGGAACGGCGCCCGGAATGTGGTTCGAGAAGGATGGTTCCATTCTGATCTCTTTGCCAGGGGTTCCATACGAAATGAAGGGCCTGATGGAGGACCATGTGATCCCTGAAATCCGCAGAATGAACCAGGTGCCTCATGTGGTTCACCGGACCATTATGACCCAGGGGGTTCCTGAATCCTACCTGGCAGACATGCTGCGTAACTGGGAAAACGCCCTGCCCGCCTGTGTGAAACTGGCCTATTTGCCCAGGCCGGGTATTGTCAGGTTGCGTTTGACTGTGATTGACAAATGTGCCGAAGATTCAAAACAAATACTTGATGTAATTATAGGTAAACTATTGGAAATCATCCCCGAACATATTTTTGGCTTTGACGATATTTCCCTGGAGGAGTCCCTCGGGATTCTCCTGCGGGAGCGGGGTTTAACCCTTGCCACTGCGGAAAGTTGTACCGGCGGAAATATTGCCAGATTGATCACCGCGGTTCCGGGCAGCTCGGACTACTTCACCGGATCGGTGATCGCCTATCAGAACCGCATAAAAACAGAAGTGCTTGGGGTGGATCCCTTACTGATCAAAGAAAAGGGGGCCGTTTCCGGGGAAGTGGTGGAACAAATGGCCTGTGGTGCACGGGAGGCACTGGGAACAGACACAGCCATTGCCACCTCCGGGATTGCTGGCCCCGGTGGGGGAAGCGATGAAAAACCCGTGGGAACGACCTGGTTATGTGTGCAATATGGAGTGAAATCTTATACAGGGGAATTTCGTTTCGGAGGTTCACGGGAAAGAATCATAGACCAGGCCAGCAGCACCGCTCTTCAGCTTCTT
- a CDS encoding Gfo/Idh/MocA family oxidoreductase, whose protein sequence is MGVQKSRFIKRREFLTGVASVPLLGARGVLSEKGSSQMQKQGAARIPPIRLGVIGYGKRAEELIRAMEPGDLNIEFRAVCDVFDLRLKRGLQAVGSGARGYKNYLDMMNIEDLDAVIIATPDHWHAPMAIEAAGRGLHIYLETVMARTLEESKALRDAVRKSGVVFQLGHQGRQRDLNVKARELIHKDTLGKISLVETTTNLNSPLEEWNISEGEPASAGSVDWDLFQGPATDKQAFSIHRYYGWRNYWAYGNGMSGELLTNEYDAVNSIMDLGIPESAIASGGLYYHRNGREVPDVFQASFEFPGRALSLLYSGTLSSGIPRGTLFMGRDASLELGRILSVWADKRSVKYKSRIEAGIIDPAAPFVNYMSAEQNVDAVSSATSKYYADRGLVSTYREGKQVNTTRLHLAEWLKGIRDGGATSCNIDRGFEAAVTARMATRSFLEGRKVRWDAETETIV, encoded by the coding sequence ATGGGGGTACAAAAAAGCAGATTTATTAAACGGCGTGAATTTCTCACCGGCGTGGCTTCTGTGCCGCTTTTGGGAGCCCGTGGAGTGCTTTCTGAAAAAGGCAGCAGCCAGATGCAAAAACAGGGGGCAGCGAGAATCCCTCCCATCCGTCTTGGAGTTATCGGGTATGGAAAAAGGGCAGAAGAGTTAATCAGGGCGATGGAGCCCGGGGATCTGAATATTGAATTCCGGGCTGTATGTGATGTTTTTGACCTTCGCCTGAAGCGGGGACTGCAAGCGGTGGGATCCGGGGCCAGAGGCTATAAAAACTACCTGGATATGATGAATATCGAGGATCTGGATGCGGTAATCATTGCCACCCCCGACCACTGGCATGCCCCCATGGCCATCGAGGCCGCCGGCAGAGGCTTGCATATCTACCTGGAGACCGTCATGGCCCGGACCCTGGAGGAGTCCAAAGCCTTGAGGGATGCGGTCAGGAAAAGTGGTGTGGTATTTCAACTGGGGCACCAGGGCCGGCAACGTGATCTTAACGTGAAAGCCAGGGAATTGATTCACAAGGATACTTTGGGAAAGATTAGCCTGGTGGAGACCACTACCAACCTGAACAGTCCGCTGGAGGAATGGAACATCAGTGAAGGTGAACCGGCAAGTGCCGGCTCCGTTGACTGGGACTTGTTTCAGGGTCCTGCCACCGATAAACAGGCCTTCAGCATCCACAGGTATTACGGGTGGAGGAATTACTGGGCTTACGGGAACGGTATGTCGGGCGAGCTCCTGACCAATGAATATGATGCAGTCAATTCCATCATGGATCTGGGTATCCCCGAATCTGCCATCGCCTCTGGAGGACTTTATTACCACAGGAATGGAAGGGAGGTGCCGGATGTGTTCCAGGCAAGCTTTGAGTTTCCCGGCAGGGCCCTGTCTCTGCTTTACAGCGGGACCCTGTCCAGTGGAATTCCCAGGGGGACCCTCTTTATGGGCCGGGACGCAAGCCTGGAGCTTGGGAGAATACTCTCTGTCTGGGCAGACAAGAGGTCCGTCAAGTATAAGAGCCGGATAGAAGCAGGAATTATTGATCCGGCGGCGCCTTTCGTTAACTACATGAGTGCTGAGCAAAACGTGGATGCAGTGTCCTCAGCGACCTCCAAATACTATGCGGACAGGGGACTGGTAAGTACCTACCGGGAGGGAAAACAGGTGAACACCACCCGGCTTCATCTCGCAGAATGGTTGAAGGGTATCCGGGACGGAGGGGCCACAAGCTGCAACATCGACAGGGGGTTTGAAGCGGCTGTTACTGCCCGGATGGCTACCCGGTCATTCCTGGAAGGGAGAAAAGTAAGATGGGATGCGGAAACAGAAACAATTGTATAA